A single region of the Bdellovibrio sp. GT3 genome encodes:
- a CDS encoding TolC family protein: MTVKFTILLSLALASSVSASAMNLQTYLQNVEANHRTIKSYDLSKQAADDRNTAGDIELVPVMNAGVSFLSDKNPLSQFALLGVPESKQTTYNLGFGKKFSSGTNVTLWGQTSEFDNAGITDPAFQPYSKFGYGQLGVTLEQSLWKDFFGAATRLRWERQDAATAAVKGSYDLQIRGVLVQAEVAFWEYLYAVNNLKTAQGSLDRARKIESWTRRRVNDGISDRADLLQGQALVAGRQLLLVTAEDDLESSKQAIRDFMELKAADPFPLIEGNLGEARPINSLVSGGKGRVVQIEAYLKSLEAKARAVTAEEVDEAYKPDLVLSGAYTTNNVSADMAEATQNLTYTEKPTTKIALNFRYMFDTSVKSAAKDAARKEALASRLQAERQLVDSDSAWSELKRRYEEMNKRVQSAAQVYKLQTDRSRATSDLFNKGRTITMNVVDSENDAATAELNLSRLMTEQRKMEAQGRLYMTVEE; encoded by the coding sequence ATGACGGTTAAGTTCACGATTCTTCTTTCTCTTGCTTTGGCCTCTTCCGTTTCTGCTTCTGCCATGAATTTGCAAACTTATTTGCAGAATGTGGAAGCCAATCATCGCACCATCAAGTCCTATGATCTTTCCAAGCAGGCCGCCGACGATCGAAATACGGCGGGGGATATTGAACTTGTTCCGGTGATGAATGCCGGGGTGAGTTTTCTGAGCGATAAAAATCCTCTGAGTCAGTTCGCACTTCTGGGAGTTCCGGAAAGCAAGCAGACCACTTACAATCTGGGCTTTGGCAAAAAGTTTTCATCAGGCACCAATGTCACTCTGTGGGGGCAGACTTCTGAATTTGATAATGCGGGGATTACAGATCCCGCTTTTCAGCCTTATTCCAAGTTTGGATACGGACAATTGGGTGTGACCCTGGAGCAGTCTTTGTGGAAAGACTTCTTTGGTGCGGCAACCCGGTTGCGCTGGGAACGTCAGGACGCTGCGACCGCTGCAGTCAAGGGTAGCTATGATTTGCAAATCCGTGGCGTTCTGGTGCAGGCCGAAGTGGCGTTCTGGGAGTATCTGTATGCTGTGAACAACTTGAAAACAGCACAGGGCTCACTGGATCGTGCAAGAAAAATTGAAAGTTGGACCCGTCGACGAGTTAACGACGGTATCAGTGACCGCGCGGATTTATTGCAAGGTCAGGCACTGGTCGCCGGACGCCAGTTGTTGTTGGTGACGGCTGAAGATGATCTTGAGTCTTCGAAGCAAGCCATCCGTGATTTTATGGAATTAAAGGCTGCAGATCCATTTCCTTTGATTGAGGGAAATCTGGGTGAAGCGCGTCCCATCAATTCACTTGTCAGCGGTGGCAAGGGGCGGGTCGTGCAGATCGAGGCGTACCTGAAGTCGCTAGAGGCCAAGGCCCGTGCCGTGACCGCTGAGGAAGTCGATGAAGCCTACAAGCCGGATTTGGTTTTAAGTGGTGCCTATACGACCAACAATGTCAGCGCTGATATGGCGGAGGCCACACAGAATCTGACTTACACCGAAAAACCCACGACCAAGATCGCTCTTAATTTCCGGTATATGTTCGACACCAGCGTAAAATCAGCGGCGAAAGATGCCGCACGCAAGGAAGCATTGGCTTCGCGTCTGCAAGCGGAGCGACAGCTCGTGGACAGTGACAGTGCATGGAGTGAATTGAAACGACGTTACGAGGAAATGAACAAGCGAGTGCAAAGTGCCGCGCAGGTTTACAAGCTGCAAACGGACCGGTCGCGGGCAACGTCTGATTTGTTTAACAAAGGACGTACCATCACCATGAACGTGGTGGATTCTGAAAACGATGCGGCGACGGCTGAATTGAATTTAAGCCGTTTGATGACCGAGCAAAGAAAAATGGAAGCACAGGGCCGTCTTTATATGACGGTTGAGGAGTAG
- a CDS encoding DUF1524 domain-containing protein, with protein MKFATFMGVFAAALLSAKATQAQEQLEPQVPVNASQAGNSQQQVPAPYTDKPQWHQFYMVDDVNYEQVTVRAPKSVLPELLTPGALLETFATKIKVAVVNLLRWNQYGYDMPVPTEKYMRKLHFGRWINDPTDETCMNTRAKVLVRDSKGEVTYRNGKFCVVEDGKWDDPYTGTVLTSSRDIQIDHMVPLKNAYMSGAFNWDYKLRCLYANYMGLREHLVSAEAHENMSKGDRGPEGYLPPYEPGRCQYIRNWLAIKMLWRLTLNPDEAQAVAENISKYNCRPSDFVFTKAELENQRDTITQNLNFCMINKR; from the coding sequence ATGAAATTCGCTACGTTTATGGGGGTCTTTGCAGCAGCATTGCTGAGTGCAAAAGCAACCCAGGCACAGGAGCAACTGGAACCACAGGTTCCAGTGAACGCATCGCAAGCTGGTAATTCCCAGCAGCAGGTTCCCGCTCCTTACACAGACAAGCCGCAATGGCATCAGTTCTATATGGTTGACGACGTTAACTATGAACAGGTCACCGTCCGCGCGCCTAAGTCTGTATTACCAGAACTATTAACTCCGGGCGCTCTGCTTGAAACCTTTGCCACAAAGATCAAGGTCGCTGTTGTTAATTTGTTGCGCTGGAATCAATACGGCTACGACATGCCGGTTCCAACAGAAAAATACATGCGCAAACTGCACTTCGGCCGCTGGATCAACGATCCTACGGATGAAACCTGCATGAACACTCGTGCAAAAGTGTTGGTCCGCGACAGCAAAGGCGAAGTCACTTACCGCAATGGCAAGTTCTGCGTGGTTGAAGATGGCAAATGGGATGATCCTTACACGGGCACAGTGCTGACTTCTTCAAGAGACATTCAGATCGACCACATGGTTCCACTTAAGAACGCCTATATGTCGGGCGCCTTTAACTGGGATTATAAATTGCGCTGTCTTTATGCCAATTACATGGGTTTGCGCGAACACCTGGTATCAGCTGAAGCCCACGAAAACATGTCCAAGGGCGACCGCGGTCCTGAAGGCTATCTGCCTCCTTACGAGCCAGGTCGTTGTCAATACATCCGCAACTGGCTGGCAATCAAGATGCTGTGGCGATTGACTTTGAATCCGGATGAAGCCCAGGCTGTTGCTGAGAACATTTCAAAGTACAACTGCCGTCCGTCTGATTTCGTGTTCACAAAAGCGGAGCTGGAGAATCAACGCGACACAATCACGCAGAATCTGAATTTCTGCATGATCAATAAAAGATAA
- a CDS encoding RluA family pseudouridine synthase: MFKILFEDDWFLAAEKPAGLPSQATVDKSRPDFFNLLKKQLQDERGKDFYLALHHRLDRDTSGVMIFAKNKEANDPLAGMFKNHLVQKTYQALTRNRKMPETWEIKNHLSEVRDNKLKKMKMKSTLSGGDKAHTKFRIIEKFKLGMLVEAQPLTGRMHQIRVHLAEEHMGIFGDDIYPCNKTPVAPRLMLHALSLEFTHPFTQNPVKIESALPEDMKAFMLLLQST; this comes from the coding sequence ATGTTTAAAATTCTGTTCGAAGATGACTGGTTTCTCGCGGCTGAAAAACCCGCGGGACTGCCATCCCAGGCGACGGTGGATAAAAGCCGTCCCGATTTTTTCAATCTGCTTAAAAAGCAATTGCAGGACGAACGCGGCAAGGATTTCTACCTGGCTCTTCATCATCGTCTGGATCGCGATACCTCGGGAGTGATGATCTTTGCCAAAAACAAAGAGGCCAACGACCCTCTTGCCGGAATGTTTAAGAACCACTTGGTGCAAAAAACCTATCAGGCACTGACTCGCAACCGTAAAATGCCTGAAACCTGGGAAATCAAAAATCACCTGTCAGAAGTGCGCGACAATAAACTGAAAAAAATGAAAATGAAGTCGACCCTTTCCGGGGGCGACAAGGCTCACACAAAATTTCGCATTATAGAAAAATTCAAACTGGGCATGCTGGTTGAAGCTCAGCCACTCACCGGTCGAATGCATCAGATTCGCGTGCACCTGGCGGAAGAGCACATGGGAATTTTCGGCGACGATATCTACCCTTGCAATAAAACACCCGTGGCACCGCGCCTGATGCTTCATGCATTGAGCCTGGAGTTCACACACCCCTTCACCCAAAACCCTGTTAAAATAGAATCTGCTTTACCCGAGGACATGAAAGCTTTTATGCTTCTACTGCAGTCGACTTAA
- a CDS encoding MerC domain-containing protein: protein MEKQPFGQKPVFKSVEPIASGELSFSMNPSTAGEACCDVDHTQHEQFAEQTDIWDRLGIYLSSLCAIHCLLTPVFLLALPALGEVFESTWVHMSMAAFILPIGLFAFWSGYKHHRQMKVVSMGVGGLLLVCVGTLMHHELEEILPQLPHNTVTILGSVLLVTAHFLNRKACQCDSHSK, encoded by the coding sequence GTGGAAAAGCAGCCGTTCGGTCAAAAGCCAGTATTTAAATCTGTTGAACCCATTGCAAGCGGGGAGCTTTCTTTTTCTATGAATCCCTCCACGGCAGGCGAAGCATGTTGTGATGTGGATCACACTCAGCACGAGCAGTTTGCTGAACAAACAGACATCTGGGATCGTCTGGGTATTTATCTTTCCTCTTTGTGTGCCATTCACTGTTTGCTGACTCCGGTATTTCTTTTGGCTTTGCCAGCACTGGGAGAGGTTTTTGAATCCACGTGGGTGCACATGTCCATGGCGGCGTTTATTCTGCCGATTGGTCTTTTTGCTTTCTGGTCAGGGTATAAACATCACCGTCAGATGAAAGTAGTCAGTATGGGTGTGGGTGGCTTGCTTTTGGTTTGTGTCGGTACGCTGATGCACCACGAGTTGGAGGAGATTCTGCCTCAGTTGCCGCACAATACGGTCACTATCCTGGGGAGCGTATTGCTTGTGACGGCGCATTTTTTAAACCGCAAAGCCTGCCAGTGCGATTCTCACTCTAAATAG
- a CDS encoding protein adenylyltransferase SelO family protein, with amino-acid sequence MSEHMASPIYELGPAFYDEVQPAAFPEAKLRYRNQSAAAIVGLDRISDTEFKKHFADFKPISGNMPTTLALRYHGHQFRSYNPQIGDGRGFLYAQFLVKEKLYDLGTKGSGRTPYSRSGDGRLTLKGAFREILATELLESYGVNTSKTFSVFETGESLERHDEPSPTRAGVLVRLNHSHIRFGTFQRLAALKETDNLKKLLDYCVRHYYPELLHLEGEEKAAAFLQSVARSLAMTTAQWMMAGFVHGVLNTDNMNITGESFDYGPYRFMPKYDPAFTAAYFDQSGLYSYGRQPTSVLWNLHQLGFALKFAFENLPVEELLEEFADSFNLASRQLFMKRLNIRNPLQDEHAALEMDQEMMMNFFKFLDEAQPLFEQTFFDLHSGINDERLLRSVQAETYKHPSFANLKKNLEFYEVLDEDKAEHPYFEERQCCSLLIDELESIWAPIADQDDWTLFEQKLQQIRSIRGLY; translated from the coding sequence ATGAGCGAACACATGGCGTCCCCTATCTACGAATTAGGACCTGCGTTTTATGACGAGGTCCAGCCGGCCGCATTCCCAGAGGCAAAACTGCGTTATCGAAACCAGTCCGCGGCAGCCATTGTGGGTTTAGATCGCATTAGTGACACCGAGTTTAAAAAGCATTTCGCCGACTTTAAACCCATCTCAGGGAATATGCCCACGACCCTGGCCCTGCGCTATCACGGACATCAATTTCGCTCCTACAACCCTCAAATTGGTGATGGACGCGGGTTCCTTTATGCTCAATTTCTGGTTAAAGAAAAACTTTATGATTTAGGAACAAAAGGCAGTGGTCGCACGCCTTACTCACGAAGCGGCGATGGTCGACTGACTTTAAAGGGCGCCTTCCGCGAAATTTTAGCAACGGAGCTCCTGGAATCTTACGGCGTCAACACCAGCAAAACATTTTCTGTTTTTGAAACTGGTGAAAGCCTGGAAAGACACGACGAACCTTCGCCCACTCGCGCTGGTGTTTTGGTCCGCCTGAATCACAGCCACATTCGCTTTGGCACATTCCAAAGATTGGCGGCCTTGAAAGAAACCGACAATCTTAAAAAGCTTCTGGACTACTGCGTGCGCCATTACTATCCGGAGCTTCTGCATTTAGAGGGCGAAGAAAAAGCCGCGGCCTTTTTGCAATCCGTCGCACGCAGCTTGGCCATGACCACGGCTCAATGGATGATGGCGGGATTTGTTCATGGAGTTCTGAACACCGACAACATGAATATCACTGGTGAGAGTTTTGATTACGGCCCCTACCGGTTCATGCCAAAGTATGATCCTGCGTTTACCGCAGCCTACTTTGATCAAAGTGGCCTTTACAGCTACGGCCGCCAACCGACGTCAGTGCTATGGAATTTGCATCAACTGGGATTCGCTTTGAAATTCGCATTTGAAAACCTGCCAGTTGAAGAACTCCTTGAAGAGTTTGCGGATAGCTTTAATCTCGCCAGCCGCCAACTCTTCATGAAACGCTTGAATATCCGCAACCCTCTTCAGGACGAACACGCGGCCCTGGAGATGGATCAGGAAATGATGATGAACTTCTTTAAGTTTCTGGATGAGGCGCAACCACTGTTTGAACAGACTTTTTTTGATTTGCACTCAGGCATCAATGACGAACGCTTGCTTCGTTCCGTACAGGCCGAGACTTATAAACACCCCAGCTTCGCCAACCTCAAAAAGAATCTGGAATTCTATGAGGTCTTGGATGAAGACAAAGCCGAGCATCCTTACTTTGAAGAACGTCAGTGCTGCTCCCTATTAATCGACGAATTGGAATCCATCTGGGCGCCGATTGCTGACCAAGACGACTGGACCCTGTTTGAGCAAAAGCTGCAACAGATCCGGTCGATCCGGGGGCTTTACTAG
- a CDS encoding high-potential iron-sulfur protein produces the protein MNGKMDRRGFFATFVKMAGVAVIAPTVLNTVFGSEAHAQKKRGAAPEAAPAAKSGGMPFVDPNDSVAKAVKYVEDHKKAPEAKGNHCVTCGFYGKKDATSGTCTIFAGKLVKADGWCASWNKKA, from the coding sequence ATGAACGGCAAAATGGATCGTCGCGGTTTTTTCGCTACTTTCGTAAAAATGGCAGGGGTGGCAGTGATCGCTCCGACAGTATTAAACACAGTTTTTGGTTCTGAAGCTCATGCTCAGAAAAAAAGAGGCGCGGCTCCTGAAGCAGCACCTGCAGCGAAATCCGGTGGTATGCCGTTCGTGGATCCTAATGATTCTGTGGCAAAAGCTGTTAAGTACGTTGAAGACCATAAGAAAGCTCCAGAAGCCAAAGGCAATCACTGTGTGACTTGCGGTTTCTATGGCAAAAAAGATGCGACTTCTGGCACGTGCACAATCTTCGCTGGCAAATTGGTTAAAGCTGACGGCTGGTGTGCTTCTTGGAATAAGAAAGCTTAA
- a CDS encoding serine hydrolase domain-containing protein — translation MLRLFLLALCSLIWGCASQPTPTQNANFEGILQDFIKHNNIPGGAMTVAKNGVFAYNGAAGFADKDKQTPASASTPFRIASATKPLTAIAVFQLLEKSGTDLQVALNRTVFGSKGYLPEYKAIKDKRVLKITLRDLLQHTGGWGSDKDDYDPQYDLFKIAQKMKVAPPADAKTVIRYVLQNTKLDRDPGKQYHYSNFGYNVLARVIEKLSNQSYEDYLKVNVMAPLGITDMRIGGSRLEELLPEESRYYDDPRSPMVTSQFDGTTKGPMAYNEFYLKTMDGHGGWIGTPSDLVLILHAVSPGIGKTELLKPETIKVMTAPNPKIGSPSASLGWVSLEDGKQFGHAGALETGTLSYFVMKPNGVAWAVVFNRLPIEKVDEIGTLLKGLSDRMDQEFTKLK, via the coding sequence ATGTTGCGCTTGTTCTTGCTGGCTTTATGCTCTTTGATTTGGGGTTGTGCATCCCAACCGACACCCACCCAAAATGCCAATTTTGAAGGAATCCTTCAGGACTTCATCAAACACAATAACATTCCCGGTGGAGCAATGACCGTCGCGAAAAATGGTGTGTTTGCCTATAACGGCGCCGCTGGGTTTGCCGACAAAGACAAGCAAACTCCGGCCTCTGCCTCTACTCCATTTCGTATTGCCAGTGCCACCAAACCCCTGACCGCCATCGCCGTTTTTCAACTTCTGGAAAAATCCGGCACCGACCTGCAAGTCGCATTGAATCGCACGGTCTTTGGCAGCAAAGGCTATTTGCCCGAGTACAAAGCCATCAAGGACAAACGTGTTTTGAAGATTACTTTACGTGATCTTTTGCAGCACACTGGCGGCTGGGGATCTGACAAGGACGACTACGATCCGCAGTACGATTTATTCAAAATCGCCCAGAAAATGAAAGTGGCACCGCCTGCTGATGCCAAAACCGTGATTCGCTATGTTTTGCAAAATACGAAATTGGACCGCGACCCGGGTAAACAGTATCACTACTCAAACTTCGGCTACAATGTGCTCGCGCGAGTGATTGAAAAACTCAGCAACCAATCCTACGAAGACTATCTGAAAGTGAACGTCATGGCGCCATTGGGGATTACCGACATGCGCATTGGCGGAAGCCGCCTGGAAGAACTTTTGCCCGAAGAATCCCGTTACTATGATGACCCTCGCAGTCCTATGGTGACATCGCAATTTGACGGAACTACCAAGGGACCGATGGCTTATAACGAGTTTTACTTAAAAACCATGGATGGCCATGGGGGCTGGATTGGCACACCTTCGGATTTGGTTTTGATCCTGCACGCAGTTTCACCGGGTATTGGTAAAACTGAATTGTTAAAACCGGAGACCATCAAAGTCATGACCGCTCCGAACCCCAAGATTGGAAGTCCAAGTGCCTCCCTGGGGTGGGTCAGTCTTGAAGACGGCAAACAGTTCGGCCACGCCGGAGCCCTGGAAACCGGAACGCTGTCTTACTTTGTAATGAAACCCAACGGCGTCGCATGGGCTGTGGTCTTCAACCGCCTGCCGATAGAGAAAGTGGACGAGATTGGTACTCTGCTAAAAGGACTGTCGGATCGAATGGATCAGGAATTCACGAAACTTAAATAA
- a CDS encoding efflux RND transporter permease subunit translates to MNLPSLSIRRPITILCVVILTLILGIFSLFKMPVDLFPDVTFPILSVQIVYPGASPLDLEKQISRPIEDELGSLSGLKTLTSQNLDGVAVIILEFNLGTDIKEMEQDVRNRIGNIRRDLPDEMYEPVIQRFDPADQPIVTLALVTDLPDGEAYDLANETVKPIFERLDDVGQVQIYGGRKQEIHVVIDKNKLQDRKISMLQVSQRILETSKDTPIGKIETPKTETTLRTSGEFESLKQIEDVNVSFIGSDRPVLVKNIGQVVRSLEDQKTMGRIQGQKALLLNVYKQRGSNTVAVADNIQNNIQRANEFLKSKNIKAEIKMVRDTSRPIRLNVADVNESITIGIILCVIVVFFFLGSARSTLITGMALPNSLLGGFVIMFAMGFTINLMTLLALSLAVGLLIDDAIVVRENIFRHLEMGKRPKDAALDGTKEVAMAVVATTLVVIAVFGPISFLQGIVGQFFKQFGLTVVFTMLISLFDAFTVAPMMSAYLAHPDEHTKGKGPIGRMLSAFDRFQDWLERVYERILKFTVVHPKTILSAAALVFVLSMATIIWIPKTFLPNADAGEFSVSVELPVGSSLEATGNLVAEIEKQFEGDKAVAIVVTTIGTVNNESNKASLYVRLVDPKERTMMTSDYIESLRKKLEPFKSRAFVSIGDFDPVNSGEKPLNINLTGQDLEELNKYAVKVVERIRKIPGLADVDTNFRTGKPEFHVIFDRNRSEALGVSTVIAGAELRNRTEGNENTIFRENGIDYKIRVRFDEKNRDLRSNFATTQVPNSNYNMIPLARIARGEETKGYSQINRQNKSRYIRVSANLAKDGALGTISQEIEKVIKTELPPPPGVDFKFQGQADDFKDLINNMLIAIFLGVTFIYLVLASLYESFITPFTILLALPLAMTGAFIALLVTGKTIDIFSLIGIVLLLGVVAKNSILLVDYTNHLLQEGMDRKDALLKACRTRLRPILMTSLALIAGMIPIAIGLNEASAMRKSMGIAIIGGLISSTLLTLIVVPAAFGFIDDFRSWLRQKLAKISGYQGG, encoded by the coding sequence ATGAATTTACCAAGTCTTTCCATACGTCGTCCCATTACCATCCTGTGTGTGGTGATCCTGACTTTAATTCTGGGGATTTTTTCCTTGTTCAAAATGCCGGTGGATCTGTTTCCGGATGTCACGTTCCCGATTCTGTCGGTGCAAATCGTTTATCCGGGGGCTTCGCCACTGGATCTGGAAAAACAGATTTCACGTCCTATCGAGGATGAACTGGGAAGTTTGTCAGGATTAAAAACTTTGACCTCGCAAAATCTGGATGGCGTGGCGGTGATCATTCTGGAATTCAATCTGGGCACTGACATCAAGGAGATGGAGCAGGATGTGCGAAATCGCATCGGCAACATTCGCCGTGATCTGCCTGACGAAATGTACGAACCGGTCATTCAAAGATTTGATCCGGCGGATCAGCCCATTGTCACTTTGGCTTTGGTCACAGATCTTCCAGACGGAGAAGCCTACGATCTGGCCAATGAAACCGTGAAACCCATTTTTGAACGCCTGGATGATGTGGGGCAGGTGCAGATTTACGGGGGACGTAAGCAGGAAATTCACGTCGTCATAGACAAGAATAAGCTGCAGGATCGCAAGATCTCGATGCTACAGGTGTCACAAAGAATTCTTGAAACCTCCAAAGACACACCGATCGGGAAAATTGAAACTCCCAAAACCGAAACGACCTTACGCACCAGTGGTGAGTTCGAATCGCTAAAGCAAATCGAAGATGTGAACGTAAGCTTTATTGGCTCGGACCGCCCGGTTTTGGTCAAGAACATCGGTCAGGTTGTGCGCAGTCTGGAAGATCAAAAAACCATGGGGCGTATTCAAGGGCAAAAAGCCCTGTTGTTGAACGTTTACAAGCAGCGCGGGTCCAATACAGTGGCGGTTGCGGATAATATTCAAAACAATATCCAGCGTGCCAATGAATTCCTGAAATCAAAAAACATCAAAGCAGAAATCAAAATGGTCCGTGACACCTCCAGACCAATTCGTCTGAATGTTGCGGACGTTAATGAATCCATCACCATCGGGATTATTCTGTGCGTGATTGTGGTGTTTTTCTTTCTGGGGTCAGCGCGCTCAACTTTAATCACCGGTATGGCCTTGCCCAACTCATTGCTGGGTGGCTTTGTCATTATGTTTGCCATGGGATTCACCATCAATCTGATGACCTTGCTGGCGCTGTCGCTGGCGGTGGGACTTTTGATCGACGATGCGATCGTGGTTCGGGAAAATATCTTCCGCCATCTGGAAATGGGAAAACGACCCAAGGATGCTGCTTTGGATGGCACCAAAGAAGTGGCCATGGCGGTGGTTGCCACCACGCTGGTGGTGATCGCGGTGTTTGGTCCGATCTCTTTCCTGCAGGGGATTGTGGGGCAGTTCTTTAAGCAGTTCGGTTTGACAGTGGTCTTCACCATGTTGATTTCGTTGTTTGATGCCTTCACAGTGGCGCCGATGATGTCAGCCTACCTGGCTCATCCGGATGAACACACCAAGGGAAAAGGTCCGATTGGCAGAATGCTTTCTGCTTTTGATCGCTTCCAGGATTGGTTGGAACGTGTTTACGAACGCATATTAAAGTTCACTGTGGTTCATCCCAAAACCATCTTGTCGGCAGCGGCGTTGGTTTTCGTTTTATCCATGGCAACGATAATCTGGATTCCGAAAACCTTCCTTCCGAATGCGGATGCCGGTGAGTTTTCGGTGAGCGTTGAACTTCCCGTGGGATCTTCGCTGGAGGCGACTGGAAATCTGGTGGCTGAAATTGAAAAACAATTTGAGGGCGACAAAGCCGTGGCGATTGTAGTGACCACGATCGGAACCGTGAACAATGAATCCAATAAGGCCAGTCTCTATGTGCGCCTGGTCGATCCGAAAGAACGCACGATGATGACCTCGGATTATATAGAGTCCCTCCGTAAAAAGCTGGAGCCGTTTAAATCGCGTGCCTTCGTCAGTATCGGGGATTTCGATCCGGTGAACTCAGGCGAGAAGCCATTGAATATCAATTTGACAGGGCAGGATCTGGAGGAGCTTAACAAGTATGCGGTCAAAGTTGTTGAGCGCATCAGAAAAATTCCGGGACTGGCGGATGTGGATACTAATTTCCGCACTGGGAAGCCAGAGTTCCATGTGATTTTTGATCGCAATCGTTCGGAAGCACTGGGTGTGTCCACTGTGATTGCCGGTGCCGAGCTTCGTAATCGCACCGAAGGTAATGAGAACACCATCTTCCGCGAAAACGGAATTGATTATAAAATTCGCGTGCGCTTTGATGAAAAGAACCGTGATCTGCGCAGCAACTTTGCAACGACCCAGGTTCCGAATTCCAACTACAATATGATTCCTTTGGCGCGTATCGCCCGTGGCGAGGAAACCAAAGGCTATTCGCAAATCAATCGTCAGAATAAAAGTCGTTATATCAGAGTCTCTGCCAACCTTGCCAAAGACGGCGCCCTGGGGACGATTTCCCAGGAGATTGAGAAAGTTATTAAAACTGAACTTCCGCCACCTCCGGGTGTGGATTTCAAATTTCAGGGACAGGCGGATGACTTTAAGGATTTGATCAACAACATGTTGATTGCGATTTTCCTGGGCGTGACTTTTATCTATCTGGTACTGGCAAGCTTGTATGAAAGCTTCATCACACCGTTTACGATTTTGTTGGCCTTGCCCCTGGCAATGACCGGTGCATTCATCGCCTTGTTAGTGACGGGAAAAACCATTGATATTTTCTCACTGATAGGAATCGTTCTGCTCTTGGGTGTCGTGGCCAAGAACTCGATTCTTCTGGTGGATTATACGAATCATCTGTTGCAAGAGGGGATGGACAGAAAAGATGCGTTGCTGAAGGCATGTCGCACGCGACTTCGTCCGATCCTGATGACCTCTTTGGCTTTGATTGCCGGTATGATTCCGATTGCCATCGGGCTTAATGAGGCCTCGGCCATGAGAAAGTCCATGGGGATTGCGATCATCGGTGGTTTGATCAGCTCGACACTTTTGACTTTGATTGTGGTACCGGCGGCATTTGGATTTATTGATGATTTCAGATCTTGGTTGCGCCAAAAGCTTGCCAAAATTTCAGGATATCAAGGGGGCTAG
- a CDS encoding transglutaminase-like domain-containing protein, which yields MIKILCFGLTTLFATACLAIPGNLDGYTEQRGGFIQLPFGSYIEGSARHGGIQPDYQILDDDQELKKFLTELMKQAQENSEIQNAEKRGNFLKAKYLKIQLTTEAIRSALPGKAYDARPYRETLKEHRLLNKDISLGAYLQCKSGVCRENALLTHQALRALGIESHFVYVKVHAGKSVEDHALVVIKDGNKTWMIDPYNATFHGRDFYESMEKSAWSRIPPSLAPFSNGSNYVGRILKVLKYPSYWTPNNAQCKNVFL from the coding sequence ATGATTAAAATTCTTTGCTTCGGCCTAACTACACTTTTCGCAACAGCTTGTTTGGCCATCCCGGGCAACCTGGATGGTTACACAGAACAAAGAGGCGGATTTATTCAGCTGCCTTTTGGATCCTATATTGAAGGATCCGCCAGACATGGTGGCATTCAACCCGATTACCAAATCCTTGATGACGACCAGGAATTGAAAAAGTTTTTGACTGAACTGATGAAGCAAGCTCAGGAAAATTCAGAAATTCAGAATGCAGAAAAACGTGGCAACTTTCTAAAGGCCAAATATCTTAAGATTCAACTTACAACTGAAGCCATCCGCAGTGCATTGCCAGGCAAGGCTTACGATGCAAGGCCCTACCGGGAGACGCTTAAAGAACACCGTCTATTGAATAAGGACATTTCCTTGGGTGCCTATTTACAATGTAAATCCGGCGTCTGCCGTGAAAACGCTTTGCTAACTCATCAAGCTCTGCGTGCTTTGGGGATCGAAAGTCACTTTGTTTATGTAAAAGTCCACGCGGGCAAAAGTGTCGAAGATCACGCACTTGTTGTTATCAAGGACGGGAACAAAACCTGGATGATCGATCCTTACAATGCAACTTTTCACGGCCGGGATTTTTACGAGTCTATGGAAAAATCAGCCTGGAGCCGCATACCACCTTCATTGGCACCTTTTTCAAATGGAAGCAATTACGTGGGTCGCATTTTAAAGGTATTAAAATATCCAAGCTATTGGACACCGAACAACGCCCAATGCAAAAATGTCTTCTTGTAA